From a single Parambassis ranga chromosome 2, fParRan2.1, whole genome shotgun sequence genomic region:
- the s100b gene encoding protein S100-B, whose product MLLRYKGCSPSSASALRTHTHSLPALTLRILPLMTMTDLETAMATIIAVFQKYSEREGDKHKLKKSELKDLLQDELPDLMAHVKDQATLDRLMEGLDTDGDAECDFQEFMTFISMVTVCCHDFFEHGDE is encoded by the exons ATGCTGCTGCGGTATAAAGGCTGCAGCCCATCGTCAGCCTCAGCTCTccggactcacacacacagtctgcctgCACTCACGCTGCG GATCCTGCCTCTGATGACCATGACGGACCTGGAGACGGCGATGGCAACCATCATCGCGGTGTTCCAGAAGTACTcggagagagagggggacaaACACAAGCTGAAGAAGAGCGAGCTGAAGGATCTGCTGCAGGACGAGCTCCCTGATCTGATGGCG catGTGAAGGACCAGGCCACGCTGGACCGCCTGATGGAGGGACTGGACACCGACGGCGACGCCGAATGTGACTTCCAGGAGTTCATGACATTCATCTCCATGGTTACCGTCTGTTGCCACGACTTCTTCGAGCATGGGGacgagtga
- the LOC114431772 gene encoding glycophorin-C-like translates to MHTDATPATVPSGHTRPPFSEAVTRIGTKYSLADAEDLGALIGGVVCGVLLLLICIITLMMWCLSRQKGSYVTNETEDDYDDLNNEDEDESFGSSIALQSKEPLKPKEEEE, encoded by the exons ATGCACACCGACGCCACCCCCGCCACCGTCCCATCAGGACACACGCGTCCTCCGTTCTCAGAGGCTGTGACCAGGATCGGGACCAAAT ACAGCCTGGCAGACGCTGAGGATCTGGGCGCCTTAATCGGAG gcgTCGTCTGCggcgtgctgctgctgctgatctgcATCATCACGCTGATGATGTGGTGCCTGTCCAGACAGAAGGGCTCGTACGTCACCAACGAAACCGAGGACGACTACGACGACCTCAACAACGAGGACGAGGACGAGTCGTTCGGGTCGAGCATCGCGCTTCAAAGCAAAGAACCTCTGAAGcccaaagaggaggaggagtga